aaaactctaaattgtccacgcTTGGgattgtgagtgcgattggttggctGCGCCCCGCGGATGGCTGGCAACCGGGCCAAGCGCGGACCCCGCCGCTCGCCCAAAGTCGGCCGGCGTAGGCTCCGGCCCGGCCGCAAACTCAAATGAAGACGAGCGCTATCGAAAGCGGATAATAAATCAGCTATCCTGCATTGCAATAAATATAATACGACTATGTATTAGGTATCAATCTCTGTTGCTTTCTTCCCTTCGCACATTGAACAGCTTTCTCTCCAACTTCTCGCTCGCTTTCTTTCTCACCACTCCGGCGAGGTGACGCCGATGTTCCGCATGTAAAAGGATGCAAACGTCGTCTCAGGTGCGCCGCCTCCTCGTTCGAGTGAAAAATCACAGTGACGTCCAAGAgcggaggccactatttgacGAAATGCGATATACTGAATTGTCTATAAAAGAATATCCAGTAATGAGCCATCAATTATGACATCATAACATGAAGTCCTCACGTTTCATCTTTTTATTGAAAGCcatatgcaaatatatatattactttacaaaatatcaaatttcatgTAAAACACTGTATCAATATGTCGCCGTAAgataaataatatacaatatatgatATAagattattcaaataaataagtcAAATAAATAGCAAATATGGTTTGTGTGCGGAAAGTCCAGCAGATGCAAGGGCCTGGCTCACAAAACAGGATGTTGTCATGTGCTCTGTGAGTTGCGGGAGCCGATTGCAAATTGACATTCAGAAGCGAGACAGAAACTCGGGGAAATACCCAGAGAAGACCCGCCACGCTCATCGGTGTATTCGTAGTCTGCGCCCGTGCCGTGCCTGATGCCAACACCCGAGCGCTTCTCTTTGCCCGCCATTAGTGCGTTTTAGAAGCCAGAAGGAGGAAGTCTCGTGCCAACTTGGTGAGGTAAAGGTCGAGATCCCGTAGGATGATGTAACCCTCCACGTGGCTTTCCCACACCGTTTTTGACATCATTGGCGTCCGAACGGTGGGAAAGGATGGTTTTCTGCTGGCGTTCTTTATGTAACTCATCTagagaagtgaaaaaaataaatattaaagaaaatatataatacagttTCTGTGATTGGGCCtgattttagtgtgtgtgtgtgtgtgtgtgttagcataCCTGACTTTTGACTTGGCTCATCAGGTCCCTGAGGTCGAGCTCAATGTGTTTGATGCTCTGAGATAAAGTGTTGTGGGCCGTTTTCTCCTTTTCCTCCGTCTCCAGCTCTTTCCTCTTCCACTCCAGACTCGTCCTGTAGGCTTGCATGTCTGACAGAGCGGCGTGAAGTCTTTCCCAGTCCTGGACGCACAGGAGCCAAGTTTAGGCAAGGAAACCgtttcaaaatgtaatcaggCAGTCTGAGGAAggtaactctttttttttcttttttggggggggggttgtgactGACCGTAAGATGGAGCCAGCTGTCGAAGTCTGTCGAAAGCAATGGCAGGTCCTTCAAATGACCACCTCTGTCCTCAAAGTTCTTGTCTCCTAACCGCTGCTCCTTCTGCTTCAGGCaatcaaaagtgttttttttttgccaggcgCTAAGCTGAGAGCGCACAAAGTGGCCATTTGTTAGGCTTGTTCAGCACTCACGTATCTTAACAGCAGTTGCTGGACGCGGTTCCGGGCGGACCTCGCCAGGCGGAAGGAGTTGCTGTATTTGGCCTCGCGGATGCCTCGCGATGGAGCCGACGACTCGGCACGGATCAGGATGCAACATAGAAGGATGAGCGCGCAGCACCCGGCAGCCATCTGGAAAACAAGTAGCAACATAGCTGCGTCACTTGTGTACGACTATCTGAGCAACAAGACTTggcttttggggggaaaaaaaacaaaaaaagaaatatgtttcagcattttaaaatcagattttGGTTCATAGTATATACTGAAAAAAGagatttttgtggggggagaAAAATCTTCAGAGCTTCTGCAATTGATAtgcagctctggaaaaaaatgaatgtgttgAATGATTTGCAGGCTATTTGTTAGCACGGTAAGTACGAATAGTAGTTATGTAGCATGTATCATTATAAACGTACAATATGTAAGAAATATCATCTGCACAGATACAGAACATGTCTGAATGAATGCAGCACGTCATCAATCAACATTCCAACAGTGCCAATGCAAAGTCGCAGATTTAGATTCACTAAGTCCtgcgaaaaaaaataaaaggaatacTTATGCATTCCACACATGCTTACAATTGCCCATATTAAGTCCAAATATGAAAGATGAGCTTACCTTGGATCAGGAGCAGTGAAAGGTCGCTCTGAGTGGCAAAACCTACACTACTCTGAGACTGCAACTTCATTTTATATGATTTCTCATGCTTTCGCTTCCTGACAGATCCggagttttctttcttttcttttttttttctttttctctctcacgGTGAGAGAAACATGAATCATGCAAAAAGGGAAGAAGTTGCTCAGTCAGAAACTTACACATGCATACATTCAAAGTGTATGAAAACGTGATCTTTGGTAAATAAAGATAGTTTGGGCTCATATTTGAGAGGTCATTGTATCTGGTAAGTTTCACTACATGTAACTTTGTGGACGTGGTAACTCATCTGTAACGATTGGCGCTTTGGAACCAAAACGGAAGCGAGTTGTTGGAGAACCGACTGTCGAGGTTTCCTTGCGCAAGGCACCTACTCGCCCGCCCCAGCTCAAGCCTTTCATGCTTCCATGTATGTGATTTGGTTCTCCGTGCGCGGTTGCAATGCGAACCAACATACAGCAGAATGTGAATTGAATTTCCCCTTTGAGGGATTACAATGAGTCACATTGTTAACGTTCCACAATTCAATTCACTTTCTATCTTATAATATTCCTTTCCCTCCTGAGACTAATAATACAAACTGCCTGGAAGGTACCTGGTACATTTAGCAATActttaataatacatttgatcTCAAACACATTCACCTCTCGTAAACAAAAAAGGGAATtccaaagaaaaaagtcaaacctAACTGTGCACTTGAAGGGAATATACCAGCAGTCTTGTGATGCTGATGACTAATGAAATGAATAATTTCACTCCATCGCAAAAAGGGAGAAAATAGTTTCTGAAATATGATTGATGTGGCGTAAGCGGTGATTGAAGACGATGATTACTGGATTATTCGGACAGAGCTTCTCTGCTTAAATAATCATCCTGATTCAGGATTAGATTGCGCAGGTGTACTTATTGATGTGACCTTTGAGTTTATACTTTCGGATTTGATTAAGGTTATGTATTTCCATATTGTGCATCAATAAATAGATTTGCTTTCACGACTGAAAGCCTAAATTCCAACtgcaatactttttattttatgtttttaaagattGTTTTTCTCGTGTGGACGTTTTTCTTCAGTCCAAACATGATGGGCATGTAAATGCTGATGCTGGTTATTGACTTTGGGAAGTTACCCAACATTCCAAGGAATGACAACTTGGGGATGTTCGGAACTGCCGATGAAAACCAATAATAATTGATCTTGGCTTCAAAATGAGTACCATGCAATCGTGttgcattgtttgtgtgtgtgtatgtgtgtgtgtgtgtgttttatccaCCATTTATAGTGTTCAGGCTCTCTTCCTCATTGAGTTGGTTAAAGCAATGGTCGTTCAAATTCTGTAGCTGCTGCATGTTGCAACGCAACACTGTATGTACTACTATATTCTAAATACGGTGGATCCCTGCTTTATTgtgcagattttctttttttaacggGTTTTTAACAgcctgaatttagagttgcgtgcCTTCACTGCGCCGTGCATGACTGAGGTCGACTGGAAGCGGTtgcacaatacagtatatgcctaTGAATTATATCAGAAGCTAtttttgcatgtgttgctgctccttgTTTGTTACAGTAGCAGCTGTCTGtctattgcatttttctttatgtGCAAGCATTAAGTTAGCGAATTTTCATGACTATATGGTTTGGCTGACTACTGGTGTTTAaatacacagtggaacctcaatataaCGGACTAATAACCGTCCGTCCATCAAATCAGATTGTCAGTTAAATTGAAGCAccttttttcgtggcctaagaACAGCAGTACAGtataaaattattgtaaatacatttatttaaaaaaaggttttacagTTTATCCAAACTTTCCTTGCTGGTGCATGGGAGGGGTGATTTTGAGTTGCAACTGGACACCTTTTTCTGTCTGTTAAATCCAAAGTCCGTTAAAtccaggttccactgtacaatgTTTACTCGTCTTTTGTTCAATGTCagatttacagtaaacttcaactgggggtGACAAATgagcagcttgaagcaagcacccTGCGCCTCttatttgaagaactgttcGAGTGAGACTTGTTTTCATCTCCTCGAAAGTAATGAAGGTTATAAGATATTCTCGCAGTTCTTGACAGCAAGAGAGTGACATCAGGTGCTAAGGCATACTTTCAAAAGTCTGTTTTAATGAGTTTATGTATTGTATCGTAAAATTTCTCTGGCAATTTCAAAGTATCAGAAGATCTGCGTAAAACCCTCGGAAGTCGCTCCCCTCCAAAGCAAGCCGCCGCAGGCTGCGTTCGATCACAAGCATCGAACTGTGGCCTCAAATCaatttccaaaataaatgaataaaccaGGTTTACATCAAAGGAAAGTTCAAACACAAAAGTTAAGTTCCGTAAACAGTatcaaatatgtcatttttatttgattgatttaataaaTTTTAATGAATTACATCACTTGAATGTTTTGCCTATGGTTTCTTGCGCATTTCATAGAGGTATCCCCCAAGGATCGACATTAGGGCCCTTGCCAACGACACAATAAATCATCACCATCAGAATAACTGTGTTCAGCAATCGCGTGATCTTCCAACACAAGTATGAGGTAACCAGTTGTCAGTTTGAGTGGTATTAAATCATTGCTCTCGACGGTTTCCCCAATGGGCAGAAGGACTCACATG
The DNA window shown above is from Phyllopteryx taeniolatus isolate TA_2022b chromosome 17, UOR_Ptae_1.2, whole genome shotgun sequence and carries:
- the LOC133467616 gene encoding uncharacterized protein LOC133467616 — protein: MAAGCCALILLCCILIRAESSAPSRGIREAKYSNSFRLARSARNRVQQLLLRYKEQRLGDKNFEDRGGHLKDLPLLSTDFDSWLHLTDWERLHAALSDMQAYRTSLEWKRKELETEEKEKTAHNTLSQSIKHIELDLRDLMSQVKSQMSYIKNASRKPSFPTVRTPMMSKTVWESHVEGYIILRDLDLYLTKLARDFLLLASKTH